A region from the Enterobacter roggenkampii genome encodes:
- a CDS encoding Ecr family regulatory small membrane protein, protein MGKTEIILTLIILLLIIFGFWFIFSGEIWYLVEFLENSLYPTFDAP, encoded by the coding sequence ATGGGCAAAACAGAAATAATACTCACCTTAATTATTTTGCTCCTTATTATATTTGGCTTCTGGTTTATTTTTAGCGGGGAAATCTGGTATCTCGTCGAGTTTCTCGAAAATAGTCTTTACCCGACCTTCGACGCCCCTTAA
- a CDS encoding putative bifunctional diguanylate cyclase/phosphodiesterase: MLNISWDPVLIAISYLVAFIASFVALDSAGKIPLSSRKAALFWRITGGMTLGIGIWSMHFIGMLSMQMPMMMRYDLWLTLASLGVAIIASTTALDIAVAGKKRSSFRPIVATAILSAGVVSMHYIGMAALMLDGSIIWDRRIVGLSVVIAVVASGTALWLAFRLRDKGVFIERLLAALVMGAAICAMHYTGMSAAHYPEMSHTLPGGIGELGLSIWVSVTTLCLLGVMLIISLIDSHRRTGRLTDNLRQLNRQLELQARFDALTGLANRHQMDLRMQDCLRSALLSNRQFAVIFLNVDHFKRVNDTWGHSVGDELLITVAQRITSRLSREMTLARLGGDAFILLVPECDDDKLNALLASLLEDVRRPLSICGHTLNTTMSAGVSLYPQDGETLHELKLKADAALHHVKDDGRNGWARYRTEMSTAIPAKPGFLQELSQALERDQFELWYQPTWYAQEKTIHGFEALLRWRHPEQGVVLPGLFIPSLEQTGLIIPVGNWAIEAACRQLHFWTEQGFSQWTLSLNLSPVQFEQPDIFHIVSSMLEKYNLSPSRLILEVTESTALKNLDRSIELLNAFNHAGITVSIDDFGTGYSNLLMLSVLPAKELKIDKSFVTSMLENEKTYKLVETIMSIARTMEMNVVAEGIETEEQQAVLTRLGCDYLQGYLFSRPLPAEQVPWLLLQINSERQIIPLNKIQTDAAFISQKNHA; encoded by the coding sequence ATGCTCAATATATCGTGGGACCCTGTGTTAATCGCTATCTCTTATCTGGTGGCATTTATCGCCTCCTTTGTGGCGCTGGACAGTGCCGGAAAGATCCCCCTTTCCAGCCGAAAGGCTGCCCTGTTCTGGCGCATTACCGGGGGTATGACGCTGGGGATCGGCATCTGGTCGATGCACTTTATCGGCATGCTGTCGATGCAGATGCCGATGATGATGCGCTATGACCTCTGGTTAACCCTTGCGTCTCTGGGCGTCGCGATTATTGCGTCGACCACGGCCCTTGATATTGCCGTCGCGGGAAAAAAACGTTCTTCGTTTCGACCGATCGTTGCCACGGCTATCCTGAGCGCAGGCGTGGTATCTATGCACTATATCGGTATGGCTGCCCTGATGCTGGATGGCAGCATTATCTGGGATCGCCGTATTGTGGGGTTGTCGGTGGTCATTGCCGTGGTGGCGTCCGGCACGGCGCTGTGGCTGGCTTTCCGCCTGCGAGACAAAGGGGTTTTTATCGAGCGCCTTCTCGCCGCCCTGGTCATGGGTGCCGCCATTTGTGCGATGCACTATACCGGCATGAGCGCTGCGCATTACCCGGAAATGTCGCATACCCTCCCCGGTGGGATCGGCGAGCTGGGGTTATCCATCTGGGTTTCTGTCACCACGCTCTGCCTGCTTGGCGTGATGTTAATTATTTCCCTTATCGATTCTCACCGGCGCACCGGCCGGCTGACGGATAATCTTCGACAACTCAATCGGCAGCTTGAGCTCCAGGCGCGCTTTGATGCGCTCACCGGACTCGCGAATCGCCATCAGATGGATCTCCGCATGCAGGACTGCCTGCGCAGCGCGTTGCTGAGCAACAGGCAATTTGCCGTTATTTTCCTGAACGTCGATCACTTCAAACGCGTCAACGATACCTGGGGTCACAGCGTCGGCGATGAGTTATTGATCACCGTCGCACAACGCATCACTTCCCGGCTCTCGCGTGAGATGACCCTGGCAAGGCTGGGAGGTGACGCTTTTATCCTGCTGGTGCCGGAATGTGACGACGACAAACTCAACGCCCTGCTCGCGTCGCTGCTCGAGGATGTGCGACGTCCTCTTTCGATCTGTGGTCATACGCTTAACACGACAATGAGTGCGGGCGTCAGCCTCTATCCTCAGGATGGCGAGACGCTGCATGAACTGAAACTCAAAGCTGATGCAGCCCTGCATCACGTCAAAGACGACGGCCGCAACGGATGGGCGCGTTACAGAACCGAGATGTCGACAGCAATCCCGGCAAAACCCGGTTTTCTTCAGGAGCTCTCACAGGCGCTTGAGCGCGATCAGTTTGAACTGTGGTACCAGCCAACCTGGTATGCGCAAGAGAAGACTATCCATGGTTTTGAAGCCCTGCTGCGCTGGCGGCACCCTGAGCAAGGCGTTGTGCTGCCTGGTCTGTTTATCCCCTCGCTGGAGCAAACCGGCTTAATTATTCCGGTGGGCAACTGGGCCATTGAAGCGGCATGCCGACAGCTGCATTTCTGGACTGAACAAGGGTTCAGCCAGTGGACGTTATCGCTCAACTTATCCCCCGTCCAGTTCGAGCAGCCGGACATTTTCCACATCGTATCGTCGATGCTGGAAAAATATAACTTGTCCCCGTCCAGGCTGATCCTTGAGGTCACGGAGAGCACCGCGCTGAAAAATCTCGACCGCAGCATTGAGTTGCTCAACGCTTTTAATCATGCGGGGATCACCGTCTCGATTGATGATTTTGGTACGGGCTACTCCAACCTGCTGATGCTGAGCGTGCTGCCGGCAAAAGAGCTCAAGATTGACAAAAGCTTTGTAACGTCGATGCTGGAAAATGAAAAAACCTACAAGCTGGTTGAAACCATTATGAGTATCGCCCGCACCATGGAGATGAACGTGGTGGCAGAAGGGATTGAAACGGAAGAACAGCAGGCGGTTCTCACCCGTCTCGGCTGCGACTACCTGCAGGGTTACCTCTTCTCACGCCCCTTACCTGCCGAACAGGTGCCGTGGCTGCTTCTGCAGATAAACTCAGAAAGGCAAATTATCCCCCTTAATAAAATTCAAACGGACGCCGCATTTATTTCACAAAAAAACCATGCCTGA
- a CDS encoding sensor domain-containing diguanylate cyclase: MSQNGFEALNVIKTPVWLISPVSEEIVFANVVATQLMGDKTLDQLRKGIYSANAQALLSMYVPELKTEQEIVEIWTIRSRDGLDTPLSCRLSLARYAPWGDVIVFEGIAQHILSGLKASRSATYRRKKQGFYARFFQTNSAPMLLIDPARDGQIVDANLAALNFYGYSHDGMCSKHTWEINTLGRDVMPIMTAIAALPGGHKPLNFVHRLADGSTRHVQTYAGPIEIYGDKLMLCIIHDITEQKRLEQELEHAALRDSMTGLLNRRQFYAITDPNNLNNRPAQQQFSLLLVDTDHFKNINDLFGHLKGDEVLIALSRTLEACSRENDMVFRWGGEEFVILLPHTSLDTALQIAESIRAAVARITIPGLPRFTVSIGVARHNPGETIDELFKRVDDALYRAKNDGRNKVLAA; this comes from the coding sequence ATGTCGCAAAACGGTTTTGAAGCGCTGAACGTTATTAAAACACCCGTGTGGCTTATTTCACCCGTTTCGGAAGAGATCGTTTTTGCGAACGTGGTCGCAACGCAGCTTATGGGAGATAAGACGCTCGATCAGCTGCGTAAAGGCATCTATTCCGCGAATGCACAAGCTCTCCTGTCGATGTATGTACCAGAACTGAAAACCGAGCAGGAGATCGTCGAAATCTGGACAATAAGAAGCCGGGATGGGCTGGATACGCCGTTAAGCTGTCGTCTCTCGCTTGCCCGTTACGCCCCCTGGGGGGATGTGATTGTCTTCGAGGGGATCGCCCAACATATCCTCTCAGGACTGAAGGCCAGCCGCTCCGCAACCTACCGGCGAAAAAAACAGGGGTTTTACGCCCGTTTTTTTCAGACCAACAGCGCGCCGATGCTGTTAATCGATCCTGCCCGCGATGGTCAGATTGTTGATGCCAACCTGGCTGCGCTCAATTTTTACGGTTACTCGCATGATGGTATGTGCAGCAAGCATACCTGGGAAATCAATACCCTGGGGCGAGACGTGATGCCCATTATGACCGCGATTGCCGCGCTGCCCGGCGGCCATAAGCCGCTCAACTTTGTTCACCGCCTTGCCGATGGTTCCACCCGCCATGTTCAGACGTATGCCGGGCCCATTGAGATCTACGGTGACAAGCTGATGCTGTGCATCATCCACGATATCACCGAGCAAAAAAGACTGGAGCAAGAGCTGGAACATGCCGCGTTACGTGACTCCATGACCGGGTTACTCAACCGACGCCAGTTCTACGCGATTACCGACCCCAACAATCTGAATAATCGACCTGCCCAGCAGCAGTTTAGCCTGCTGCTGGTTGACACCGATCACTTCAAAAACATCAACGACCTGTTTGGCCATTTGAAGGGCGATGAGGTGCTTATTGCCCTCTCCCGAACGCTGGAAGCCTGTAGTCGGGAGAACGACATGGTGTTCCGCTGGGGGGGCGAAGAGTTCGTCATCCTGCTGCCGCATACCTCTCTCGACACCGCGTTGCAGATTGCCGAGTCGATCCGTGCAGCCGTTGCCCGCATTACGATTCCGGGCTTACCACGGTTTACCGTCAGCATTGGCGTGGCGCGACATAACCCGGGGGAGACGATTGATGAGCTGTTTAAGCGTGTAGACGATGCGCTGTATCGCGCTAAAAATGATGGGCGCAATAAAGTCCTTGCAGCATGA
- a CDS encoding DJ-1/PfpI family protein → MSKKILMLVGDYAEDYETMVPFQALQMVGHQVDAVCPDKPKGDYIITAIHDFDGAQTYSEKPGHRFTLNADFSAVKEQDYDALLIPGGRAPEYLRLNEDVLKLVQAFDAARKPIAAVCHGPQLLAAAGILKGRTCSAYPACAPEVRLAGGHYASIGIDQAHVDGNLVTAPAWPAHPQWLAKFNALLE, encoded by the coding sequence ATGAGCAAGAAGATCCTGATGCTGGTTGGCGATTACGCCGAAGATTACGAAACCATGGTGCCTTTTCAGGCGTTACAGATGGTTGGTCATCAGGTGGATGCCGTCTGCCCCGACAAACCGAAGGGCGACTACATCATAACGGCAATCCATGATTTCGACGGCGCCCAGACCTATAGCGAAAAACCCGGTCACCGCTTTACCCTCAACGCCGATTTTTCCGCCGTCAAGGAGCAGGACTACGACGCGCTGCTCATCCCCGGCGGGAGAGCGCCCGAGTATCTGCGGCTAAATGAGGATGTGTTAAAGCTGGTACAGGCGTTTGACGCCGCGCGCAAACCGATTGCGGCGGTGTGCCATGGCCCGCAGCTGCTCGCTGCCGCGGGCATCCTGAAAGGCCGTACCTGTAGCGCCTACCCGGCGTGTGCACCTGAGGTCCGTCTCGCGGGGGGACACTACGCCTCGATCGGCATCGATCAGGCACATGTCGACGGCAACCTGGTGACGGCTCCCGCGTGGCCCGCCCATCCGCAGTGGCTGGCGAAGTTTAATGCGTTGTTAGAATAA
- the mpaA gene encoding murein tripeptide amidase MpaA, which produces MATTRPRAERGAFPPGAEQYGRSFLGASLIWFPAPDADRDSGLVIAGTHGDENSSVVTLSCALRTLTPALRRHHVILAVNPDGCQLGLRANARGIDLNRNFPAANWRAGETVYRWNSSAEERDVVLLTGDKPGSEPETQALCQLIHKIHPAWVVSFHDPLACIEDPRHSDLGAWLAQAFDLPLVTSVGYETPGSFGSWCADLSLPCITAEFPAISSDEASEKYLKAMMDLLRWQPQR; this is translated from the coding sequence ATGGCAACCACCCGACCCCGCGCGGAACGCGGCGCCTTCCCTCCGGGCGCTGAACAATATGGCCGCTCATTTTTAGGCGCATCGCTGATCTGGTTCCCGGCCCCCGATGCCGATCGCGACAGCGGTTTGGTTATTGCCGGCACGCACGGAGATGAGAACTCGTCTGTCGTCACGCTCTCGTGCGCGCTGCGGACGCTGACCCCAGCATTGCGACGTCACCACGTGATTCTTGCCGTGAATCCGGACGGCTGTCAGCTTGGATTACGGGCGAATGCACGAGGAATCGACCTGAACCGTAATTTCCCTGCGGCAAACTGGCGCGCAGGGGAAACGGTATATCGCTGGAACAGCTCCGCCGAGGAGCGGGACGTGGTGCTGCTCACGGGCGATAAACCCGGATCGGAGCCGGAAACGCAGGCGCTGTGCCAGCTTATCCATAAGATCCACCCCGCCTGGGTTGTCTCCTTCCACGATCCGCTGGCCTGCATTGAAGATCCGCGCCACTCTGACCTGGGCGCATGGCTGGCCCAGGCGTTCGACCTGCCGCTCGTCACCAGCGTGGGCTATGAAACACCCGGTTCATTCGGCAGCTGGTGCGCCGACTTGAGCCTGCCCTGCATCACCGCTGAGTTCCCGGCGATCTCCTCCGACGAAGCCAGCGAAAAATACTTAAAGGCAATGATGGATCTGTTGCGCTGGCAGCCTCAGAGGTGA
- the ycjG gene encoding L-Ala-D/L-Glu epimerase encodes MRSVKVYEEAWPLHTPFVISRGSRSEASVVVVEIEEEGFKGVGECTPYPRYGESLASVMAQIMTLVPDLQKGLTREALQQRLSAGAARNAIDCALWSLEAAQQQKSLTSLLGVAVPESIVTAQTVVIGEPEQMAASAKALYDAGATLLKVKLDDRLISERMVAIRSAVPSATLIVDANESWHPEGLAARCQLLADLGVAMLEQPLPAKEDAALKNFIHPLPVCADESCHTRENLSALKGRYDMVNIKLDKTGGLTEALALAADARAQGFALMLGCMLCTSRAIGAALPLVNQVRFADLDGPTWLAVDVSPALNFTSGVLHL; translated from the coding sequence ATGAGAAGCGTTAAGGTCTATGAAGAAGCCTGGCCATTGCATACCCCGTTTGTGATCTCTCGCGGCAGCCGAAGTGAAGCCAGCGTGGTCGTGGTCGAAATCGAAGAAGAGGGGTTTAAAGGCGTCGGGGAATGTACGCCTTACCCGCGCTATGGGGAAAGTCTGGCATCCGTGATGGCGCAGATCATGACCCTGGTACCTGACCTGCAAAAAGGCCTCACGCGCGAGGCGTTACAGCAGCGCTTATCCGCCGGGGCGGCGCGCAACGCCATCGACTGTGCGCTCTGGAGCCTTGAAGCCGCTCAGCAGCAAAAATCGCTGACGTCACTGCTGGGCGTGGCCGTGCCGGAATCGATCGTGACCGCGCAAACGGTCGTGATTGGGGAGCCCGAGCAGATGGCCGCCAGTGCGAAAGCACTCTATGACGCCGGGGCCACGCTGTTAAAAGTGAAGCTCGACGATCGTCTGATCAGCGAGCGGATGGTCGCCATTCGCTCGGCGGTGCCGTCAGCCACGCTCATTGTTGACGCCAACGAGTCGTGGCATCCCGAAGGGCTGGCCGCGCGATGCCAGCTGCTGGCCGATCTGGGCGTGGCGATGCTGGAGCAGCCTCTGCCGGCAAAAGAGGATGCGGCGCTGAAGAATTTTATCCATCCGTTGCCCGTCTGTGCGGATGAAAGCTGTCATACCCGTGAGAATTTGAGCGCGCTTAAGGGCCGCTATGACATGGTCAATATCAAACTCGACAAGACTGGCGGACTGACTGAAGCCCTGGCCCTGGCGGCGGACGCCCGGGCGCAGGGGTTCGCCCTGATGCTGGGATGCATGCTTTGCACCTCGCGGGCGATCGGTGCGGCGCTGCCGCTGGTCAATCAGGTCCGTTTCGCCGATCTGGATGGCCCGACGTGGCTGGCCGTTGACGTTTCACCGGCGCTTAATTTTACCAGCGGCGTACTTCACCTCTGA
- the tpx gene encoding thiol peroxidase yields MSQLVHFQGNPVAVAGSIPQAGSKAQAFTLVAKDLSDVTLAQFAGKRKVLNIFPSIDTGVCAASVRKFNQLATEMDNTVVLCISADLPFAQSRFCGAEGLSNVITLSTLRSADFLENYGVSIAEGPLKGLAARAVLVLDENDTVVFSELVNEITTEPDYTAALDVLKA; encoded by the coding sequence ATGTCACAACTCGTTCATTTCCAGGGCAACCCGGTTGCTGTAGCAGGTTCCATTCCGCAGGCTGGCAGCAAAGCGCAGGCTTTTACTCTGGTGGCTAAAGATCTGTCTGACGTCACACTGGCTCAGTTTGCGGGCAAACGCAAAGTACTGAACATTTTCCCAAGCATTGATACCGGCGTTTGTGCCGCATCCGTGCGTAAATTCAACCAGCTGGCGACTGAAATGGACAACACCGTGGTGCTGTGCATTTCCGCTGACCTGCCGTTTGCCCAGTCCCGATTCTGCGGTGCCGAAGGCCTGAGCAACGTTATCACCCTTTCCACCCTGCGCAGCGCTGATTTCCTCGAGAACTACGGCGTCAGCATCGCGGAAGGCCCACTGAAAGGTCTGGCAGCACGTGCTGTACTGGTTCTGGACGAAAACGACACTGTCGTTTTCAGCGAACTGGTTAACGAAATCACCACCGAGCCGGACTACACTGCCGCGCTGGACGTGCTGAAAGCATAA
- a CDS encoding peptide ABC transporter substrate-binding protein, producing the protein MKHPVSRLFAALCLCGLSSLSYAADVPQGTVLAQKQELVRHIKDEPASLDPAKAVGLPEIQVIRDLFEGLVNQNEKGELTPGVATRWQSNDNRIWTFTLRDNAKWSDGTPVTAQDFVYSWQRLVDPKTTSPFAWFAALAGISNAQDIIDGKAAPDTLGVTAVDARTLRVQLDKPLPWFSNLTANFAFYPVQKANVESGKEWTRPGALVGNGAYVLNARVVNEKLVVVPNTHYWDNAKTVLQKVTFIPINQESSATKRYLAGDIDITESFPKNMYQKLLKDIPGQVYTPPQLGTYYYAFNTQKGPTADARVRLALSMTIDRRIMADKVLGTGEKPAWHFTPDVTAGFTPEPSPFEQMSQQELNAQAKTLLQAAGYGPQRPLKLNLLYNTSENHQKIAIAVASMWKKNLGVDVKLQNQEWKTYIDSRNTGNFDVIRASWVGDYNEPSTFLSLLTSTHSGNISRFNDPAYDKIIHQATLETTAKARNTDYNMAEKILMEKAPIAPIYQYTNGRLIKPWVKGYPINNPEDVAYSRTMYIEKH; encoded by the coding sequence ATGAAGCATCCTGTTTCGCGTCTTTTTGCCGCACTGTGCCTGTGCGGACTCTCTTCACTCTCATACGCTGCTGATGTGCCACAGGGCACGGTGCTGGCGCAAAAACAGGAGCTGGTCAGACACATTAAAGACGAACCGGCTTCGCTCGATCCCGCAAAAGCGGTGGGGTTGCCAGAGATTCAGGTGATTCGCGATCTTTTCGAAGGGCTGGTAAATCAGAATGAGAAAGGGGAACTGACTCCGGGCGTGGCGACGCGCTGGCAGAGCAACGATAACCGAATCTGGACGTTCACCCTGCGCGATAACGCAAAATGGTCTGACGGTACGCCGGTTACCGCGCAGGATTTTGTCTACAGCTGGCAGCGTCTGGTTGATCCGAAAACGACCTCTCCGTTTGCCTGGTTTGCGGCGCTGGCGGGCATCAGCAACGCGCAGGACATTATTGATGGTAAAGCGGCGCCAGATACCCTGGGCGTGACGGCGGTGGATGCCAGAACGTTGCGCGTCCAGCTGGATAAACCGCTACCGTGGTTTAGCAACCTGACGGCAAACTTCGCCTTCTATCCGGTGCAAAAAGCCAATGTTGAAAGCGGGAAAGAGTGGACGCGTCCGGGAGCGCTGGTCGGTAACGGGGCCTACGTCCTGAACGCGCGCGTGGTGAATGAAAAACTGGTTGTCGTGCCGAACACCCACTACTGGGACAATGCGAAAACTGTCCTGCAAAAAGTGACCTTTATTCCGATTAATCAGGAATCGTCCGCCACGAAACGCTATCTGGCAGGGGATATCGATATTACCGAATCGTTCCCGAAAAACATGTATCAGAAGCTCCTGAAGGATATTCCTGGCCAGGTGTATACGCCGCCTCAGCTCGGGACCTATTACTACGCGTTTAACACGCAAAAGGGCCCGACCGCCGATGCCCGGGTTCGTCTTGCGCTGAGCATGACTATCGATCGCCGCATTATGGCGGATAAGGTACTGGGTACCGGCGAGAAACCGGCCTGGCATTTCACCCCTGACGTGACGGCGGGCTTCACGCCTGAACCTTCGCCGTTTGAGCAGATGTCCCAGCAGGAGCTGAACGCTCAGGCCAAAACCTTGCTCCAGGCCGCAGGCTACGGCCCCCAGCGTCCGCTGAAGCTGAACCTGCTGTACAACACGTCGGAAAACCACCAGAAAATCGCCATTGCGGTGGCGTCCATGTGGAAGAAAAACCTCGGTGTGGATGTCAAGCTGCAAAATCAGGAGTGGAAAACCTACATCGACAGCCGCAACACCGGCAATTTTGATGTGATCCGCGCGTCATGGGTGGGGGATTACAACGAGCCCTCGACCTTCCTGTCCCTGCTGACCTCTACCCACAGCGGCAATATCTCGCGCTTCAACGACCCGGCTTACGATAAAATTATCCACCAGGCGACGCTCGAAACCACGGCGAAAGCGCGTAATACGGACTACAACATGGCGGAGAAAATCCTCATGGAGAAAGCGCCGATCGCGCCTATTTACCAGTACACCAACGGTCGTCTGATTAAGCCGTGGGTGAAAGGGTATCCGATTAATAACCCGGAAGACGTGGCGTATAGCCGGACGATGTATATTGAGAAGCACTGA